From the genome of Populus alba chromosome 10, ASM523922v2, whole genome shotgun sequence, one region includes:
- the LOC118046590 gene encoding small ribosomal subunit protein eS24z, translated as MSDKAVTIRTRKFMTNRLLSRKQFIIDVLHPGRANVSKAELKEKLASLYEVKDPNSIFVFKFRTHFGGGKSTGFGLIYDSVESAKKYEPKYRLIRNGLATKVEKSRKQLKERKNRAKKVRGVKKTKAGDAAKKK; from the exons ATGTCAGACAAGGCTGTGACTATTAGAACAAGAAAGTTTATGACAAacaggcttctttcaaggaagcAGTTT ATCATTGATGTTTTGCATCCTGGGAGAGCTAATGTTTCTAAG GCTGAATTGAAGGAGAAACTGGCAAGTTTATATGAAGTGAAAGACCCGAATTCGATTTTTGTGTTCAAGTTCCGTACTCATTTTGGAGGTGGGAAATCAACTGGGTTTGGGCTGATTTATGACTCTGTGGAGAGCGCCAAGAAATATGAACCAAAGTACAGGCTAATCAGG AATGGACTCGCCACCAAGGTGGAAAAATCAAGGAAGCAGCTAAAGGAAAGGAAGAACAGGGCAAAGAAAGTTCGAGGTGTAAAGAAG ACCAAGGCTGGAGATGCTGCAAAGAAGAAGTGA
- the LOC118046589 gene encoding probable serine/threonine-protein kinase WNK9 isoform X1, with the protein MNGPTSLEPDSYEFVEVDPTGRYGRYNEILGKGASKTVYKAFDEYEGIEVAWNQVKLYDSLQTSEDLERLYREIHLLKTLNHENIMKFYTSWVDTSSRNINFVTEMFTSGTLRQYRLKHRRVNIRAVKHWCRQILEGLLYLHSHDPPVIHRDLKCDNIFVNGNQGEIKIGDLGLAAILKKSHAARCVGTPEFMAPEVYEEEYNELVDIYSFGMCVLEMVTFEYPYSECNHAAQIYKKVTSGKKPDALYKVKDPEMQKFVEKCLATVSTRLSARELLNDPFLQIDDSGCDLRPIDYYQGDLNGVGPLVRQPLHGIHRSNSSLTDGYTNYMGYDLENEIEYHQLELETSPIDLFSCQEDENLENVAIAIKGRRIEDDSIFLRLRIADKEGRIRNIYFSFDIETDTAISVATEMIDELDITEQDVLKVAKMIDDEISTLVPEWKRGRGIQESPKSTCASFCQNCASHGHLLDYFSSDSPGARNLQVLQCSIHECAAVHGRFEEITYQVEGPEQCASTDCAPVSPSQSTNITYTDITAQRDAPSTRGSKEIHCDQGPSITNQSIFEEEERIINMDSLCESNARKSTCENPSAVFCAHWDDYDNEIRQELRWLKARYQMQLRELKDQQLGVKSKSSSLGPNSDNTEHQKDNVPSPPLILRKAKRGNNEASLKFLSSAKNFASCFPTDTDKRWVDSGKRKVQNCEAINMACSPEPMVTAKSFYTGALLPHSLHRATSLPVDAVDV; encoded by the exons ATGAACGGTCCTACAAGCCTTGAACCAGATTCCTACGAGTTTGTTGAGGTTGATCCTACCGGCAGATATGGAAGG TACAATGAAATTCTTGGCAAGGGAGCTTCGAAGACTGT TTATAAAGCCTTTGATGAGTATGAAGGGATTGAGGTGGCTTGGAATCAGGTGAAGCTTTACGATTCCTTGCAGACTTCTGAAGATCTTGAGAGGCTCTACCGTGAAATTCACCTGCTCAAGACCTTAAACCATGAAAACATCATGAAGTTTTATACTTCTTGGGTTGATACTTCTAGCAGGAACATCAACTTTGTCACTGAGATGTTCACCTCTGGTACATTAAGACA GTATAGGCTAAAACACAGGAGAGTAAATATTAGAGCAGTCAAGCATTGGTGTAGGCAGATATTGGAGGGGCTTCTCTATCTTCACAGCCATGACCCCCCTGTAATCCACAGGGATCTCAAGTGTGACAACATTTTTGTTAATGGTAACCAAGGAGAGATCAAAATTGGTGATCTTGGCCTTGCTGCTATCCTTAAAAAGTCCCATGCTGCTCGCTGTGTTG GAACACCAGAGTTCATGGCCCCAGAGGTGTATGAGGAGGAGTATAATGAATTAGTTGACATTTATTCTTTTGGGATGTGTGTCTTGGAGATGGTCACCTTTGAGTATCCATATAGTGAATGCAACCACGCTGCTCAGATTTACAAGAAAGTTACATCT GGGAAAAAACCAGATGCTTTGTACAAAGTAAAAGATCCCGAGATGCAAAAATTTGTTGAGAAATGTCTAGCTACTGTGTCCACTAGGCTCTCAGCCAGAGAGCTTTTGAATGACCCTTTTCTTCAAATTGATGATTCTGGATGTGATCTGAGACCGATAGATTATTACCAAGGAGATTTGAATGGAGTAGGTCCTCTTGTGAGACAACCTCTCCATGGAATTCATCGCAGTAACAGCTCTTTGACCGATGGTTACACCAATTATATGGGTTATGATCTTGAGAATGAAATAGAATACCATCAACTCGAGCTTGAGACAAGCCCAATTGATCTCTTCTCATGTCAAGAGGATGAGAATTTGGAAAATGTTGCCATTGCAATTAAAGGGAGGCGGATAGAGGATGACAGCATCTTCTTAAGGCTCAGGATTGCGGACAAGGAAG GCCGCATACGAAACATCTACTTCTCATTTGACATTGAGACTGACACTGCAATAAGTGTCGCAACTGAAATGATTGATGAGCTTGATATTACAGAGCAAGATGTTTTGAAGGTAGCGAAAATGATTGATGATGAAATCTCAACCTTGGTACCGGAATGGAAGAGGGGGCGGGGTATACAGGAAAGTCCAAAGAGCACATGTGCAAGTTTCTGTCAGAATTGTGCTTCACATGGTCACCTACTGGATTATTTTTCATCAGATAGTCCAGGTGCCAGGAACCTGCAAGTCCTTCAATGTTCTATACATGAATGTGCTGCTGTCCATGGCCGGTTCGAGGAAATTACATATCAAGTCGAAGGGCCTGAGCAATGTGCTAGCACAGATTGCGCACCTGTTTCACCAAGCCAATCTACAAACATCACTTATACTGACATCACTGCTCAGCGAGATGCACCAAGTACACGAGGATCAAAAGAGATTCATTGTGATCAGGGTCCGAGCATAACAAACCAATCAATCTTTGAGGAGGAAgaaagaatcataaacatggACAGTCTTTGTGAATCCAATGCAAGAAAATCTACCTGCGAGAACCCTTCAGCAGTTTTTTGTGCTCACTGGGATGATTATGATAACGAAATTAGGCAAGAATTAAGATGGCTTAAAGCCAGGTATCAGATGCAGTTAAGGGAGCTCAAAGACCAACAGTTGGGAGTCAAATCGAAATCTTCAAGCCTGGGTCCTAATTCGGATAACACTGAGCACCAGAAAGATAATGTGCCTTCTCCGCCTTTGATTTTGCGTAAAGCAAAGAGAGGCAACAATGAAGCTTCCCTGAAGTTTCTTTCCTCTGCTAAGAATTTTGCTTCATGTTTTCCTACAGATACTGATAAAAGGTGGGTTGATTCAGGAAAAAGAAAGGTCCAAAATTGTGAGGCAATCAATATGGCTTGCAGTCCCGAGCCAATGGTCACGGCTAAGAGTTTCTATACAGGAGCTTTGCTTCCACATTCACTTCACAGGGCAACTTCCCTTCCAGTTGATGCTGTAGATGTCTAA
- the LOC118046588 gene encoding uncharacterized protein, with protein MENQPTIMVTNDDGIDAPGLRALVQVLVSTRRFQVLVCAPDSEKSAMSHSITWREPIAARRVEIEGATAYAIAGTPADCTSLGISKSLFPLIPDLVISGINMGSNCGYHIVYSGTVAGAREAFFNDIPAISVSYNWSGGQSKVENFTLSAEACIPIITAVLVEIKNKTYPLRCFLNIDLPTDVANNKGYKLTKQGKSIYKMGWSQVTSDMQGGKMLSTMTMDMDSTAPIETGALNLSQDHLLFKREVLGGKLDEGDIDDADYKFLQQGYITVTPLGALSHAEIGCHSYFKDWLPSVGEHPSASSL; from the exons ATGGAAAACCAGCCGACGATCATGGTGACTAACGATGACGGTATCGACGCACCAGGACTGCGAGCGCTGGTTCAGGTCTTGGTCTCTACCCGGCGATTCCAGGTCCTTGTTTGCGCTCCGGACTC GGAGAAATCAGCTATGAGCCATAGTATTACATGGCGGGAACCAATTGCTGCTCGACGAGTGGAAATTGAAGGAGCTACTGCCTATGCGATTGCTG GAACTCCGGCTGATTGTACTTCTTTAGGAATCTCCAAATCACTCTTTCCTTTAATTCCTGACCTG GTAATTAGCGGCATAAACATGGGGAGCAACTGTGGTTATCACAT TGTTTACTCAGGAACAGTCGCTGGTGCTCGAGAGGCCTTCTTTAATGACATACCTGCAATCTCTGTATCATATAATTG GTCTGGAGGTCAGAGCAAAGTTGAGAACTTCACTCTTTCTGCTGAGGCTTGCATACCAATAATAACTGCAGTACTCGTTGAGATCAAGAATAAAACTTATCCTTTAAGGtgttttttgaatattgatCTTCCAACAGATGTTGCTAATAATAAG GGGTATAAGCTGACCAAGCAGGGTAAAAGCATATATAAAATGGGGTGGAGCCAAGTTACTTCTGACATGCAAGGAGGGAAAATGTTATCAACAATGACAATGGATATGGATTCAACTGCGCCAATAGAGACTGGTGCATTAAATTTATCACAAGACCATCTTTTGTTCAAGAGAGAA gTATTAGGAGGGAAACTTGATGAAGGTGACATCGATGATGCGGACTACAAATTTCTTCAGCAAGGATAT ATTACTGTAACTCCCCTTGGTGCCCTCTCCCATGCAGAGATAGGCTGCCACTCATACTTTAAAGATTGGCTGCCAAGTGTTGGAGAACACCCGTCTGCGTCATCCTTATAA
- the LOC118046589 gene encoding probable serine/threonine-protein kinase WNK9 isoform X2 yields the protein MNGPTSLEPDSYEFVEVDPTGRYGRYNEILGKGASKTVYKAFDEYEGIEVAWNQVKLYDSLQTSEDLERLYREIHLLKTLNHENIMKFYTSWVDTSSRNINFVTEMFTSGTPEFMAPEVYEEEYNELVDIYSFGMCVLEMVTFEYPYSECNHAAQIYKKVTSGKKPDALYKVKDPEMQKFVEKCLATVSTRLSARELLNDPFLQIDDSGCDLRPIDYYQGDLNGVGPLVRQPLHGIHRSNSSLTDGYTNYMGYDLENEIEYHQLELETSPIDLFSCQEDENLENVAIAIKGRRIEDDSIFLRLRIADKEGRIRNIYFSFDIETDTAISVATEMIDELDITEQDVLKVAKMIDDEISTLVPEWKRGRGIQESPKSTCASFCQNCASHGHLLDYFSSDSPGARNLQVLQCSIHECAAVHGRFEEITYQVEGPEQCASTDCAPVSPSQSTNITYTDITAQRDAPSTRGSKEIHCDQGPSITNQSIFEEEERIINMDSLCESNARKSTCENPSAVFCAHWDDYDNEIRQELRWLKARYQMQLRELKDQQLGVKSKSSSLGPNSDNTEHQKDNVPSPPLILRKAKRGNNEASLKFLSSAKNFASCFPTDTDKRWVDSGKRKVQNCEAINMACSPEPMVTAKSFYTGALLPHSLHRATSLPVDAVDV from the exons ATGAACGGTCCTACAAGCCTTGAACCAGATTCCTACGAGTTTGTTGAGGTTGATCCTACCGGCAGATATGGAAGG TACAATGAAATTCTTGGCAAGGGAGCTTCGAAGACTGT TTATAAAGCCTTTGATGAGTATGAAGGGATTGAGGTGGCTTGGAATCAGGTGAAGCTTTACGATTCCTTGCAGACTTCTGAAGATCTTGAGAGGCTCTACCGTGAAATTCACCTGCTCAAGACCTTAAACCATGAAAACATCATGAAGTTTTATACTTCTTGGGTTGATACTTCTAGCAGGAACATCAACTTTGTCACTGAGATGTTCACCTCTG GAACACCAGAGTTCATGGCCCCAGAGGTGTATGAGGAGGAGTATAATGAATTAGTTGACATTTATTCTTTTGGGATGTGTGTCTTGGAGATGGTCACCTTTGAGTATCCATATAGTGAATGCAACCACGCTGCTCAGATTTACAAGAAAGTTACATCT GGGAAAAAACCAGATGCTTTGTACAAAGTAAAAGATCCCGAGATGCAAAAATTTGTTGAGAAATGTCTAGCTACTGTGTCCACTAGGCTCTCAGCCAGAGAGCTTTTGAATGACCCTTTTCTTCAAATTGATGATTCTGGATGTGATCTGAGACCGATAGATTATTACCAAGGAGATTTGAATGGAGTAGGTCCTCTTGTGAGACAACCTCTCCATGGAATTCATCGCAGTAACAGCTCTTTGACCGATGGTTACACCAATTATATGGGTTATGATCTTGAGAATGAAATAGAATACCATCAACTCGAGCTTGAGACAAGCCCAATTGATCTCTTCTCATGTCAAGAGGATGAGAATTTGGAAAATGTTGCCATTGCAATTAAAGGGAGGCGGATAGAGGATGACAGCATCTTCTTAAGGCTCAGGATTGCGGACAAGGAAG GCCGCATACGAAACATCTACTTCTCATTTGACATTGAGACTGACACTGCAATAAGTGTCGCAACTGAAATGATTGATGAGCTTGATATTACAGAGCAAGATGTTTTGAAGGTAGCGAAAATGATTGATGATGAAATCTCAACCTTGGTACCGGAATGGAAGAGGGGGCGGGGTATACAGGAAAGTCCAAAGAGCACATGTGCAAGTTTCTGTCAGAATTGTGCTTCACATGGTCACCTACTGGATTATTTTTCATCAGATAGTCCAGGTGCCAGGAACCTGCAAGTCCTTCAATGTTCTATACATGAATGTGCTGCTGTCCATGGCCGGTTCGAGGAAATTACATATCAAGTCGAAGGGCCTGAGCAATGTGCTAGCACAGATTGCGCACCTGTTTCACCAAGCCAATCTACAAACATCACTTATACTGACATCACTGCTCAGCGAGATGCACCAAGTACACGAGGATCAAAAGAGATTCATTGTGATCAGGGTCCGAGCATAACAAACCAATCAATCTTTGAGGAGGAAgaaagaatcataaacatggACAGTCTTTGTGAATCCAATGCAAGAAAATCTACCTGCGAGAACCCTTCAGCAGTTTTTTGTGCTCACTGGGATGATTATGATAACGAAATTAGGCAAGAATTAAGATGGCTTAAAGCCAGGTATCAGATGCAGTTAAGGGAGCTCAAAGACCAACAGTTGGGAGTCAAATCGAAATCTTCAAGCCTGGGTCCTAATTCGGATAACACTGAGCACCAGAAAGATAATGTGCCTTCTCCGCCTTTGATTTTGCGTAAAGCAAAGAGAGGCAACAATGAAGCTTCCCTGAAGTTTCTTTCCTCTGCTAAGAATTTTGCTTCATGTTTTCCTACAGATACTGATAAAAGGTGGGTTGATTCAGGAAAAAGAAAGGTCCAAAATTGTGAGGCAATCAATATGGCTTGCAGTCCCGAGCCAATGGTCACGGCTAAGAGTTTCTATACAGGAGCTTTGCTTCCACATTCACTTCACAGGGCAACTTCCCTTCCAGTTGATGCTGTAGATGTCTAA